The following nucleotide sequence is from Synchiropus splendidus isolate RoL2022-P1 chromosome 1, RoL_Sspl_1.0, whole genome shotgun sequence.
GCTCTGGGCTTCAGCTGGAGATGTTTAGTCGCTGGATTACAGAGCATGTCAGCTGTGTTTGTCCCCACCTCTGTCATCACTGTGGTGATGCCGCACAGCACTGCTGGCAGAGCCTGATGGGAGGCCAAGCTCTTCCAACAAGTCGTCAGctatttcaaatgtggatcaAGTGTAGATGTCAAgttgtttataaataaaatgtatatttttgtgtttgcaaaCTTCAGTAATCTTTAGTTGTGCAGGAGAAtattttgtctttcacattCTCAATAGAAGACTTCCTGGCAGACAGTAGTTGCCATGTTGACTGTGAACCAGGCGAACACGTCTTTAGACAACCAGCCTGCAAGAGACAGTGACAGAATCCTGAAGCGTCCTCCTCAAGATTTAAacacatctatatatataactttaacgagttaattatgataaattaattacaacattattatgattaattaattacaacaaaaaaatgtaatttaatttaacagtttgctctccagacgacagggaacctttgtaagtgcaggagttcctggtccactgatcacactgatgcacaagacacgtggcagctaggatgataacaacaacaacaaacatggatgaatccctgaacaaaagcaaacaaaagcatctgtttgcttttgttcagggatgtttttcgctacacaatggccagggtttccactactctgaatggacttgaaattcttatacaaatattttcaagaaattGACAGAGCttgagtttaaataaggtgatataaaaacttgaatatagccaccatcatgatttattgtgccattgtcaaactgatgcaaaataaacaatatttcgtTGTTtatgtatggatccatcatttgattcagtaatataccaaattcattccaattgaaaaatgtggcttcttgtggcaaatattcttatgccattaaactgccattatttgagatgaattaatcacaaattctctaattcactagattattatttttttttatcgaatcccaccccttggagttggagttcttgggcgtccagtgtttttccatgttttttcagcacaatctcagttatatgaatgtacagtcaatgttttacttACACACGAACCCATTGTCCCAAAAATcccacacaaaaagcaacaactttgaaaaacaaaataaagtgatatattgccatttatatCATAAAATGCAGGGAATGCCCCATTATTTTTACTATGATTTTACGAACTACAAGGCAAAAGCTTAGTAAgactcagtgtgtcacgtctcctgttggccacctggaggcagcagtaagtggctgctgttactcgcgTCTACGCTCctttcgagagaaaatgcaacatcagtacatcacatcagtaccgtttcttcttgcaccaaagaaaaaataatctacAAAAATCTGGCATAAGTGTCGTTTTACTGCACCGATGAagtcatctatagcagacactaattcaaagtagtggcagTATTTTCAGATCGTCTCTCCTCACGCGTCTCTTATTTCCAGCCGTGGagcgggcagctcacgtgtcaagcgCTGCCCGCTTGTTGAAACCGTGACTGGCGTGttccgcacatgacgtcatgcccaaagacgcagttgtacAAAGCGAATGGTAACATTTGGCTTCCCGAcgatggcaacaatagtaacgcccagtgacttggataagtaactttaatttgatGACTTTGTTTGCAATAGTAGCACGTTAGATCACCCgttactgaaaaaggttgtgacaTAAGAGTAACGCGTTACCAAGGTCCCTGCGCTGCTCTTGGGTCGTGTCTAAGTCTTCCTTTCCCACCAGCCACAGTGTAAAGATCATCGTCAACCAAGCAAAATTGTGGTCCAGTCTTGATGAAATGATATGGAGAGCCTTCAGCACACAGAGTCAACTGCATGATGTAGATCGGGTCTTATGTGCCATGTTGATGTTGAAGCCTGACTTGACCTGGGACTCCTTTTACTCCAGCAAAACTATTCCCCCACTCACTCCTCCCTCCCTGGCCCATCCCAACCCATGTTCTTTTTCCTTTAGAGGTTAAAGTTCATCTGTCCACAGACACAACATCATGACTCTTCTTCAACTGTCTCCACTGCAACTATCTGTTTACTGGCGTTTGTCTCTCATcatcttcttttcctccttcctcttctttcttgaCATCTTCACCAACCCCATCAACCAAGAGAAATGTGGCAGTCCAACCAACTTTTCAGATCTCCAGGACTTCGACGGCACTCATCAAGGCTGGATGACCGAGGATGTGAGTTGAGAGTATCTGTATCTGACTTTGCTTAAATATCCAAGGATGATGTTGAATATGAATTTAACACAGCATGAAATTTTACTCAGGGAAACGTGATGGCAAAGTCTGTTAAGGATTAAGAGTATGGAGGggaaaaagttaaaaattaCAAAAAGTGTGCAAAGTTCAgttttgttgaatatttttcttGATAAAGAATaagtaaaattgaaaaaagtTCTAAGACAAGCTATTTAGTATCCCATTTGGCttttgattttctttcatttcatctttaTGCACTGGAGTTGATGAATTTTCAGTGGTGTTTGCTGCACAGAGCGTAAATGAACGAACAAAAAAATCATTAGAAGTATATCTTATCAGCATGTTGTCAGTCCTGTAAAagagtaaatattttttaaaagacatttgaaaTAGTGctataaaaaacaaagaaaaaaaactttgctcACACTATATTAGAAACATATTCACCAATGTTCATTTACCTTAATACAACTGACGAACACTATTTGTAAAACATTAAGTATTGGGAGTGTTGCCATATTTCATTGCACCCTGAGCCACGGCACCTCTTAGGCCTGTATTGTCCCAGATAgcacaaagaaatgaaaaaatgtggTTGTGACTCATCCTGGGTGATATGTGGCGTCTTCAGCCATCCCAGAGAGAGTAAAACCGAGAAAAGGCAGGTCAGTTTAAACGGTGCCTTCCTAGTATGGAGTTTCAAGAGTGTTCAACTGGAAGCACCCGGACACTCTGGAGTGATCAAGTCCCTTGGTTACAGCTCAGGCTAATGGGAACTGTGAAGCAAAAGGGGACGTGTTAAGTAAATTTAGAAGTGTTTGTAGataatattgtgtgtgtgtgtacttgtcaGTCAGCAAACCAGTGTTCGAGCTGGTTGACCCATGGTCAGATGATGTTCATGGTGGGCCTCCTACTGGGGTCCTTGCTGTGTGGACCTTTCTCAGACAGGTAACGCCCACAAACCCACAGCACCTATGTGTGAAGCTAACATGAGTGTGTGCAGATATGGGAGGCGCCcagtgctgctggtgtgtgtcgTCATTCACGCTGTATGTGGGGTCCTCCCTGCCATCTTCCATGACCCCCTTTTCTACCTGGCCGTCCGCTGCCTGACAGgcatctgcagctgctgcatcaACATCAGCTGCTTCAGCCTGGGTAAACACACAAGTCTGGGTGGATAAACGTAAACTGTGAAACTGCATTATTGTGAATATATCTGTATGTTAGCGGTGGAGTGGACCCTGGCTCCAAGTCGTCTCTGGCCACCAGCGTTCCTCCCCTTCTGCTTCAGTCTGGGGACGATGGGGGGATCCGCACTAGCCTGGACCAGTAACACTTGGACGCAGCTGCACCtaatgatgtcacttcctcaaCTGATCTGCCTGCCACTATTCTTGTAGCtatgcacgcacacactcctGTGCACACTCAAGACCCAACAAATAACCATCACAAACTCCCGTCTCTTCAGTTTTATACCAGAGTCGCCTCGTTGGCTGATGTTGTTCCAGAAGGCTGATGAGTTGAAGCGTTACCGTGACAACAGTTTGGCTGATAACAGATGCCTTGACCTGGTAAGATGAACGGGTTGTATGTGGGAGAGCCAGTGAAATCAGACCCACTGCTCAAAATAACTCTTTATGGTGTGTTATTAAACACGTGTCATTGTGTGTAGCTGCTGGAATCCAGCACCGATCCCAAGTCGGCAACAGAGGCCACAACTGGTGACACGATGCAGCTGAAACATCCAATGGTTCTGCTGCGGCTGTCCATCATGAGCTTCCTGAGGTTTGGCTGGTCAATCTCTCTCTTCTTTGTGCTCCttcattgaacagtttgcttgTCGATTGACAGCCTGGCGTCCTCCATCACCTACAACGGCATCAGCATGAACGTGGGTTCCTTTGGTGTTGGAGTGTACTCTGCCCACTTCTTCTCAGGTCTGTCCGAGACCCCGTGTTTGCTGGTGCCATTGCTGCACCTGGGCCGGCGGACCAACACCATGTTGGCGCTTCTCCTGAGCGGCTGCGCCTCCTTTCTCtcgctgctgctctccagaTTCCAGGGTGAGAGACGGAATGGTCTGACTGAAAATGACAAACTGCTTTGACAGCGTATTGATGTGCTGGCAATAATAGGAGGAGGGGGAGTCCTGGTCATGAGCCTGGCTCTCTTTGGGAAGTTGTGCGTGCTTGCCGCCATCTTTGTCTCCAACGTCTACGGCATTGAGCTCTTCCCCACTGTCATAAGGTAAAGGTGATGCTGACAAGGAAAAAATAATCGACCGACTTTTGCCGCCATTTTTTGTCCACAGACAGCGCTGCCTCTCTGTGGTCAACCTGTCCTACAGGATCGGCTGCCTGATCAACTCTGCGGTGCCGGCCACTTCTGGTGGAGCCATCTCCCTGGGCGCCATGCTGCTGTACAGCAGTGGACCCATCATTGGCTGCGGCCTGTGCCTGCTGCTGCCTGAGACTGCTGGAGCTCCACTGCCAGACACCGTTGAGGACTGCAAGCAACAACGTCAACAACTTCCTCTGGTGGACACAAATGACTCCAAACACTTGCAAAAACACAACGGTGGGAGTGATTCTGGAATCTGACAGTAGCTGGTTGCCGGCACAGGAGAGCTTATTTTGATGATTAAAATCCCCTCATTGACCATCTTTTTAGTTTTCAGCTGCTTGCACTTAACATTCTAACTCCATacacagcacagcagagcaCTAAAACGTAAAGCCAGAACTTCAACAGACCACATTGTATGACACAATGTTGGTGCGTTTAACAATTAATTGTCTGGGTGAAAAACAGAGGATATGTTGGGcgtaaaccaaaaaaatgaggGCCATTCAGCCAGAATTGAGCCTGTCATGGTCGAGCTTGGGGATGCATACTTTAGTTGCAGCAGGACACCaccatgaaggaggaggacgtTCTTGACATGTCTTAAATAGCGCCAAGACATCCAGCCAGGACTGAAATAGAAGTACTACAGTCAAAACACAGCTCAAAACCCGCTCTGGTGAGGTGCTGTGGAACAGGCTGAACTCAGCAACGTAACAGCCGAAGGAATTCTATTCAATAGTTTTTATTCTAGTAATATTGGATGAtaaaaagtttcatttaaaatatttaagataAGAGAAATGACACTTCAATTCAACCACAAAGATCCATCACATCTGCTTCTATTGTTTCCTTGCAGAAGCCAGTTGCCACTCAAACAGGAAGAAATCTACTTTAATCCcagtcaacattgttttttgtctttaattAAAGAAATGTTTGTCGTTACATTGTAGTTGGTTTTATTCCTTGACAGTACatatcaaaaataaaacaaggcaCTTCTAGTCTCATTTTGAATCCTACTGTTTATTTATATGCTTATAAAATGCATTCCGACAACGTTATCTGCGTGTCTATTGAATTAAAAGTATCTTGGATAATCCGTGATGAATTGTGGAGCTGACGTTCACTATATTTCCAGCAGAGGGCGACAGAGGAGCAGAACAGATCTTTTCAGTAGAGGAAGCCCAGGTCCAATTCAAGGAAGGGAAGGGCAGGGAAACAGGGAAAGCAGAGCGTGGCCCAGCTGGTTTCAGAGAGTGACAAAATTGGCTGGAAAGATGCCGACCTGGCCATCGCTGGTTTGCCCCTCCCACCAGTCATACTGAGATTCTGTCTTGGTTATCACAGTGATAGTGTCACCGGGAGCAAAGCTGAGGTCACCGGGCTGCTGTCCTGTGAAAGCATGTGTTGCTGTGGCGACCAGCAGACCACCAtctgcacctgcagcagcagatgctGACGCTGCTGATGCGACTGCTCCCCCTGGAAAGACAATCATTTGAATCAGTCGTTCATTCTACTCTTCTGATTATTACAACGGTAGTCAACGCACCAAAGTTCGAAGCCCTCGAGGAAAAGTTTTCTAGAAAGGAAGCGACGTGACTGTAttcaatgcattttgtttttggcaCGTTTTAGTAAGTTGTATTCGCCCAAGTGTGTCGACTCACCTGACGTCTCAGATTTGTAAATAGAGATGCTGGGATAAAGTGCGTTTTTACTTCTTGCAGAtgaaacagctgctgctgctgcggccgCACCTGTCACAGAGTTATTACACGCACATTACCCACCAATTACTCCTCATTAAAGAAAGCAGTTTGACAGCATTCAAAGTGGATAAACCAGAGTTTGTGGGAGCCTGGTGGTAGCTCGTGGGCGGGGCCTGCTGGTAGCTACTTCTTCCATGTTGGGCCTTCTGGTAACTGCTTGGTGGTCTTTGAGGGGGAGCTGCCGGTCTGGACGGTGGTAgtgactgaggaaaaaaataaatatcagtaTTTACCACGTCACTTTCACGTCATTTGTTCTTCCGCTTACTTTTGGGTGAATGTTCTTTTCACTCCAGTCAGCAACATAGGCCGCTGTGTACTCGTCCAGAACCTTGTAGAGGTCGTAGCATTCTGGTGGTGGCTCCACATCTCCGTTCAAAATCCCAGATGCCCTGATGTCCCGGGTATAAAACCTGTAAGGTCCGTAAATTCATGCTCAAAAAGACACTTCAGCTATGAAAACATTTTGGCGCTCATGCAAAGGTTTATACGCCTCAAGTTTTGGAGATTCTCACGCACTTGCGGTTGGTTTCCTTGCGTTCCACCAGGTAGGATCCTTCCAATGAGATGCCGGCAAACAAACCTCTGGACCTGCAGTAGGTGAAGACAGCAGCAGTGCTGCGCACCGCCACATCAGCCTCCACATTCCTGCAACAGTAGTTCAACAGAAAACAGctctgaaaacagaaagttCCCaacagtttatttaaaaaatctcttgtgcacaaaaaaaaaaaaaaacgcttgaaaagcttgaggaaaaaaaaagtttcatctGAAATGATCTTCCATCACAACTGGCAGTGCAGTGGGGATCAGTAGCCATTCAGGATGACAGAAAAACAGGTGATCACCTTCCCATCGGAccgacagcaacagtgcagttCCCACCAAGAGTTAGGTTTCCACCCTTGGTGAATGCCTCAATAGCTCGACGCTGGTTCAGAATGATGACTAGGTCTGAAACCTGTAAAGCACACAAGAGTGGCACTCACAGACTGAGACTTCCAAGATAGAATCATTCAGAAAAATGAACCACAAACCTCAACACCAATCTCAAAGCCTCCTCCAAGTCCAGCAATGCCAATGGCTGACGGCGCTGACCATCCTGAACAACCCAGAGAAGACAACTTTATTCACGGTGCAGCAACAAAGGCCACCCTGCAGCAGTAAAAAATTACGTGGTGTTGTGAATCAGTGTTGCCTACTTTAAAGTATAATGTGGCCTCAACTCCTTTTCACGGTCGAAAAGTCAAATGACACTGTGTTTAATCTAACAGAATGACAACAACAGCTTTGTACCGACAtaggaaaatgtaaataaattggAAATACAAGTTAAGGCACAGGACTGATCAAAGAAGTGCTGGTACAAAAAGGGCCTCTGTCTAGAGCAACTTTCAGTCAGCCGCTACGATCCAATCGTCTCCGCAATGCCCACGGAAGGAAGCTGTAACGTCAGATGACTTGACGCTGCAGCTTCAGCCCTGAGGTTTTCCTGCAAGCCACAGCCACAAGTAACTTACGCCTATCAGCCAGACGGGCGATGACGACTCCACTGCCACCACGTGCTGTGATCATAAAACCTGCCTTGATGACAGAGATGATGGCCAGACCCTCGGCCTTTGCTATGACGTGCGCtgaaaaaaatatgagaaaCACAAAAGGTAAATATCAGATAAGTCGCTGCTGCAAACAGCCTCACCTGGGATGAGTTTGTCGGGTCCATTCCGGTTGGAGATCTGCGTGAAGTCGCGGAGGATTTTGGCAGCCTTCTTAGCCTCTGACTTTAGGTTGGATGGGATTGGGTTACTCACTGTGaacaacaccaaaaaaaaaaatgttgttttggtgCATCCCAAGACCAAATTCTGTCTGATACAAATCACACATTGAGTTGTTCGTTTCGCTTCTTTCAGCAAAGGCTTGAGTGAGGTGAGAAACAGCAGTGGATCAACCAATGacctcagacacctgactgcCAGTcaagagctaaccagccacttcatcCCGCTCACTGCACTGCAGCTTCATTGATCCTCTCCTGCAGACAACATCTACGCTCACATATCTATCAAAACATCTCCGTGGCAACAAAGGCACTGATGTTGCCTTTCACCTAAGGTGCTACAGACATCACATGTTAAGACTGTTCAATTGAACGGATAATTATAGTTCAGTCCTGCCAGCAACTTGTTTTTTGAGGtctgaaaataacatttcaaatcACAATTTTCTTATCGCCTTTATAGCTTATCACCATGGTTGAAATGAGAACTGTAAACAAAGCaccagattattatttttttggttaAAACTAGTAGTTTACTTTGTTGTCCGGAAATGTTTCCGCATGTAGATGAGCTGTCAGTCGGGAATGTTCTGCAGCTGCCGATGGATCCAGAACCAGATGATCAGGTCCAACAAGAGGCCGAACTTATTTGTTGTTCTGAAGAGCACTGGCCTTGaacacaagtgtttttttcctttttgttgtttctttgtgtGTAACAGACATAAGACCAACCCATTACAGCAAGTTCGCATACCACACATCAAAGAGAGTGAACTGAAGTTCTATGATGAAAAGATCAATGGACCAACACAAGTCCTATCGGTGGTTCCGAGAGAAGCTCATTCTGGATGCAGCTCTGGCGCCTGGAACAACGAAACTACCCGAACAGAATTGAACCACATTCAATCGTGGCGACTGGAAACACAACAGACTgcgatgtttaaaaaaaacaacaactcataAACAACTCACAAAGCACCTATTTGTTTAGCTGAGCAGGTATGTTCAATTCGAGAGGTCGGTTGTGGAgaacaacagagacagcagtcaCAACGGTCAGTGCCAAAGATTTCGCCagacattttaaatgacataaAACTATCAATGACGTCCTTGATACTTACTTTTCGATGAGTGTCAGCCGAGCGCTGCGAGCACCAGATCCCGGCTGCCGTTCACTTCCGTCTCACCTGAGAGGAGCGTGCAAGCGCATGCGTAATGGCGATCATGCGtcgctgttattattatttgtagcgCCAAGTTCCGGTTGATAACGCATGCGGTGTGTTGAAAGAACGCAATCGGAAATAGTAAAGTAAATTTTGTTACAGCTAGTTTAAGAAATGATGTAGATCTGACATCAGCAGTGAGTTAAACATGGGATGAACGGGATAAAAATGCGGCTAGATTCTTTCAGAAAAGTTTTAATGCACTGATTGTAAGTTGCTTTGGAGGAAAACCGTgagtacattttaaataatttcacACAAAAGTATTCATAAACGCTATAATGTCAATCATAAAGGCAATAATCTATCAAGCATAAAAGCTATGATCTATAAACGAATTTCATCTTGACGTTTATATAACTCGTAAGTCATCACTTATCATAAACTATTCACTTTTAATATCGCTTTTGCAAAAAGTTTCAAGTTCTTAAATCAAGCAGTCCAGTTTTAACACAACACAACTATAATTAAATTGTGATGTTAACTTCTAAACCGAATAAAAGAAGTgggttttatttataaaataatgcaaatattatttaattatCTTATCTACATTTGGATAATGTGCTGGGATGAAGATGGGCGCTTCCAGAAAAGAAACAGGTTTGTCTCAAAATGAAGTTTCAGGTTTAACAACTTTCTTACGATGAGACATCTGCCTAAAATAAATGTCGGTCATTCATTGATTGTCTTGTGTTAATTCCAATGACGTGGTTGGGGAGAGCAAGACGCTCTCACTGTAACAAAGGGCAAGAGACCGAGAGCCAACCACCACCCATGCTTACAGATCATTGTATGTCATCGACCTGAACCACTGAATGGACCACGGGTGGTAACAAGAGTGCTCAAACATTGAGCCCAGCTTTTTTTTATGGAATGCAAAAAGTGTCCTGAAACAAAATAGAAACTTCATACAGACAAACTGTGACATCAGCAAGGCAGGAAACACAGTAAAGCTTAACATGGTGCCTTATTTAGGAACTTTTATTCTAAAGTCAATAAACATTTACTCTTAGTTTTACAATTTTAACAACTAAACAGATATGAGAAA
It contains:
- the sh3yl1 gene encoding SH3 domain-containing YSC84-like protein 1 isoform X2, which translates into the protein MSNPIPSNLKSEAKKAAKILRDFTQISNRNGPDKLIPAHVIAKAEGLAIISVIKAGFMITARGGSGVVIARLADRRWSAPSAIGIAGLGGGFEIGVEVSDLVIILNQRRAIEAFTKGGNLTLGGNCTVAVGPMGRNVEADVAVRSTAAVFTYCRSRGLFAGISLEGSYLVERKETNRKFYTRDIRASGILNGDVEPPPECYDLYKVLDEYTAAYVADWSEKNIHPKSLPPSRPAAPPQRPPSSYQKAQHGRSSYQQAPPTSYHQAPTNSGAAAAAAAVSSARSKNALYPSISIYKSETSENFSSRASNFGGAVASAASASAAAGADGGLLVATATHAFTGQQPGDLSFAPGDTITVITKTESQYDWWEGQTSDGQVGIFPANFVTL
- the LOC128767167 gene encoding solute carrier family 22 member 6, with amino-acid sequence MTLLQLSPLQLSVYWRLSLIIFFSSFLFFLDIFTNPINQEKCGSPTNFSDLQDFDGTHQGWMTEDSANQCSSWLTHGQMMFMVGLLLGSLLCGPFSDRYGRRPVLLVCVVIHAVCGVLPAIFHDPLFYLAVRCLTGICSCCINISCFSLAVEWTLAPSRLWPPAFLPFCFSLGTMGGSALAWTSNTWTQLHLMMSLPQLICLPLFFFIPESPRWLMLFQKADELKRYRDNSLADNRCLDLLLESSTDPKSATEATTGDTMQLKHPMVLLRLSIMSFLSLASSITYNGISMNVGSFGVGVYSAHFFSGLSETPCLLVPLLHLGRRTNTMLALLLSGCASFLSLLLSRFQGGGVLVMSLALFGKLCVLAAIFVSNVYGIELFPTVIRQRCLSVVNLSYRIGCLINSAVPATSGGAISLGAMLLYSSGPIIGCGLCLLLPETAGAPLPDTVEDCKQQRQQLPLVDTNDSKHLQKHNGGSDSGI